Proteins encoded within one genomic window of Rossellomorea vietnamensis:
- the dnaB gene encoding replicative DNA helicase, which produces MNEMFQDRVPPQNIEAEQAVLGAIFLEPSALTTTSEILIPEDFYRHSHQRIYNVMLNLGDGGKAVDLITVTEELAAAKELEDVGGVAYLSELAASVPTAANIEYYAKIVEEKSLLRRLIRTATDIASDGYAREDEVDSLLSEAEKNIMEVAQRKNAGAFHNIKDVLVRTYDNIETLTNRKGDVTGISTGFADLDHMTAGFQRNDLIIVGARPSMGKTAFALNIAQNVAVKAKENVAIFSLEMGAEQLVMRMLCAEGNINAQNLRTGDLTDEDWRKLTMAMGSLSNAGIYIDDTPGIKVGEIRSKCRRLAQEHGLGMILIDYLQLIQGSGRSGENRQQEVSEISRSLKGLARELQVPVIALSQLSRGVEQRQDKRPMMSDIRESGSIEQDADIVAFLYREDYYDKEAENKNIIEIIIAKQRNGPVGNVSLAFVKEYNKFVNLERRFDDAPA; this is translated from the coding sequence ATGAATGAAATGTTTCAGGACCGGGTTCCACCTCAGAATATCGAGGCTGAACAAGCGGTATTAGGGGCCATTTTCCTGGAGCCCAGTGCATTGACGACCACATCGGAAATATTGATTCCAGAGGATTTCTATCGTCATTCTCATCAAAGAATATACAATGTCATGCTGAATCTGGGGGATGGCGGAAAAGCCGTCGACCTGATAACGGTGACTGAAGAACTGGCAGCAGCGAAAGAGCTCGAGGATGTCGGCGGGGTCGCTTACTTAAGTGAACTGGCCGCTTCCGTTCCTACCGCTGCGAATATTGAATACTACGCAAAGATTGTGGAAGAGAAGTCGTTACTGAGAAGGTTGATCCGTACTGCTACCGATATCGCTTCTGACGGCTATGCCCGTGAGGATGAGGTGGACAGCCTCCTGAGCGAAGCGGAAAAAAACATCATGGAAGTCGCCCAGCGTAAAAACGCCGGAGCTTTCCATAATATTAAAGATGTACTCGTACGGACCTATGACAATATCGAAACCCTCACGAATCGTAAGGGTGACGTGACGGGAATTTCAACAGGATTCGCCGATCTTGACCATATGACGGCCGGATTCCAGCGAAATGACTTGATCATTGTCGGGGCCCGTCCTTCCATGGGTAAGACAGCCTTTGCCCTGAACATTGCTCAAAACGTTGCCGTTAAAGCCAAGGAAAATGTAGCCATCTTCTCACTCGAGATGGGTGCGGAACAGCTCGTCATGCGTATGCTGTGTGCAGAAGGGAACATTAACGCACAGAATCTCCGTACCGGTGATCTGACGGATGAAGACTGGAGAAAGCTGACCATGGCCATGGGGAGCCTCTCGAATGCCGGTATTTATATTGATGATACGCCGGGGATCAAAGTAGGGGAAATCCGTTCCAAATGCCGACGACTCGCACAGGAGCACGGTCTTGGAATGATCCTCATCGACTACCTGCAGCTGATTCAGGGTAGCGGTCGCTCAGGCGAAAACCGTCAGCAGGAGGTTTCTGAAATCTCCCGTTCACTGAAAGGGCTGGCCCGTGAGCTTCAAGTGCCGGTCATCGCCTTATCCCAGCTCTCACGTGGTGTGGAGCAGCGTCAAGATAAGCGCCCGATGATGTCCGATATCCGTGAATCAGGAAGTATCGAGCAGGATGCTGACATCGTAGCCTTCCTATACCGTGAAGATTACTACGACAAAGAAGCGGAAAATAAGAATATCATCGAGATCATCATCGCCAAGCAGCGTAACGGTCCGGTTGGGAACGTGTCTCTGGCGTTCGTGAAGGAATACAATAAATTCGTGAATCTGGAGCGGCGGTTCGATGACGCTCCGGCTTAA